One Lutra lutra chromosome 7, mLutLut1.2, whole genome shotgun sequence DNA window includes the following coding sequences:
- the TEX22 gene encoding testis-expressed protein 22 isoform X1, which translates to MDRREPWSHGPAGKAPRQASPLRSPSRACGRPSTQSGGQQAWTQDWVCEPPESRPASRRWSVSIEERRQLATQDGGEEPGTGGPDPHYRDIAQLVAQLVSEDVDKDVLLPHPLRSSESAHAFHAFLARSSPFWQTATSKAQVSRSLPS; encoded by the exons ATGGACCGTCGGGAGCCCTGGTCTCATGGCCCCGCGGGGAAGGCGCCCCGGCAGGCCTCGCCCCTCCGGAGCCCGAGCAGGGCCTGCGGCCGGCCCAGCACCCAGAGCGGAGGGCAGCAGGCGTGGACTCAGGACTGG GTGTGCGAGCCCCCCGAGAGCAGGCCCGCGAGCCGCCGCTGGAGCGTCAGCATCGAGGAGCGCCGGCAGCTGGCCACGCAGGACGGCGGGGAGGAGCCGGGCACCGGTGGGCCTGACCCCCACTACAGG GACATTGCGCAGCTCGTTGCCCAGCTGGTGTCCGAGGACGTGGACAAGGACGTGCTCCTGCCCCACCCACTGAGGTCCTCTGAGTCCGCCCATGCCTTCCACGCCTTCCTGGCCCGGAGCTCGCCTTTCTGGCAGACCGCGACTTCGAAGGCGCAGGTCTCGAGGTCACTGCCCTCCTAA
- the TEX22 gene encoding testis-expressed protein 22 isoform X2 codes for MTGSVTTSLSRRSLLLALCQGPEVCEPPESRPASRRWSVSIEERRQLATQDGGEEPGTGGPDPHYRDIAQLVAQLVSEDVDKDVLLPHPLRSSESAHAFHAFLARSSPFWQTATSKAQVSRSLPS; via the exons ATGACCGGCTCTGTGACGACTTCCTTGAGCCGCCGTTCGCTCCTGCTCGCCCTCTGTCAGGGGCCCGAG GTGTGCGAGCCCCCCGAGAGCAGGCCCGCGAGCCGCCGCTGGAGCGTCAGCATCGAGGAGCGCCGGCAGCTGGCCACGCAGGACGGCGGGGAGGAGCCGGGCACCGGTGGGCCTGACCCCCACTACAGG GACATTGCGCAGCTCGTTGCCCAGCTGGTGTCCGAGGACGTGGACAAGGACGTGCTCCTGCCCCACCCACTGAGGTCCTCTGAGTCCGCCCATGCCTTCCACGCCTTCCTGGCCCGGAGCTCGCCTTTCTGGCAGACCGCGACTTCGAAGGCGCAGGTCTCGAGGTCACTGCCCTCCTAA